CCCGACCCCCGTTTCCGCGTCCAGTCCGTCCTGCGCTCCTCCGCGCCCCGGATCTACCCGCCGTTCTTCCGGGCGGTGTTCGCCGGGATGGACCCGGAGCGGGCGCACCACGTCGGCTTCGCCGGCATCCGCGCCGCGGAGGCGAGCGGGGCGTCACGCGCGCTGCGCTCGACCATGGCCCCGGACCTCGGCCTCGCGCGCACGGTGATGGGCCTGCGGTTCCCGTCGCCCTTCGGCCTCGCGGCCGGCTTCGACAAGACCGGCGTCGGCACCACCGCCCTGGCCGAGCTTGGCTTCGGCCATATCGAGGTCGGCACGATCACCGCGCAGGCCCAGCCGGGCAATCCCGCCCCCCGGCTGTTCCGCCTGCCGGAGGACCGCGCGCTGATCAACCGCATGGGCTTCAACAACGACGGCGCCGCCGCCGTCGCCCCGCGGCTCGCCGCCACCCGCCGCACCCTCGAGGAGCGGTTCGGCGCCGTGCGTCCCGTCCTGGGCGTCAACATCGGCAAGACGAAGGTCGTGCCCCTGGACGGCGCCGTCGAGGACTACCGGGCGTCGGCGCGGCTGCTCGCCCCGCACGCCGACTACCTCACGGTGAACGTGTCCTCCCCGAACACGCCGGGCCTGCGCCAGCTCCAGGAGATCTCGTCCCTCGAGCCGATCCTGGCCGCCGTCCGCGAGGAGGCGGACCGCGCCGTCCCGGACCGGCGCGTCCCGTTGACGGTGAAGATCGCGCCGGACCTGGCCGACGAGGACGTCCGCGCCGTCGCGGAGCTCGCGGGCCGGATCGGCCTCGACGGCGTCATCGCCACCAACACCACCATCGGGCGGGGGGGCCTGTCGACGCCCGCCTCCGAGGTCGAGGCGATGGGAGCCGGAGGCCTCTCCGGTGCGCCGCTGGCCGCGCGCTCCCTGGAGGTCCTGCGGACGCTCAGGGCCGCCCTGCCGGCCGGGGTCGCGCTGATCGCCGTGGGCGGTGTCACGGACGGGGACGACGTCCTGCAGCGCCTGGACGCCGGGGCCGACCTGGTGCAGGGCTACACGGCGTTCCTGTATGAGGGCCCGTTCTGGGCCGGGCGCATCAACGCCGGCCTCGACGCGGCCCAACGCGCCCGCTGACGGCCGCGCGGCGCCCGCACTGCACGTCGCCCCGGCCCACGCACGCGGACCGGGGCGACGGGGGAGCGTCGGGCTCAGGCGGGGAACTCGCCGCGGCGCACCTGCGGCTTGGGCAGGCGGAGGCGGCGGAACTGCAGGGCCCGCATGACGCCGTAGAAGCGGCTGCCGGGCTCGGGCGTGCCGAACGTCGCGGTCAGGCGCTTCTTGATCTGGGCGGAGATGTAGAAGCTCTCGGCGATCACGAGGCCGACGATCACATAGAGGGTGACCATCAGGATGACCTGGGCCCGCGTGCCGGGGATGAACATGGCGATCACGTAGACGAGGACGATCGGCATGAGCCACTCGCCCAGACCGGTGCGGGCGTCGATGTAGTCGCGCACGTACCGCTTCTGCGGGCCCTTGTCGCGTGCGGGGAGGTTGCGCTCGTCGCCCGTCTCCAGGGCCTGCCGCTGGCGCATGCGCTCGGCGGTCGCCGCGTCGCGCTCCGCCTTTCGGGCCGCCTTGCGGTCCTCGGGCACCAGCGTGCGACGACGGGCGGCCTCCTGGTCGCGGCGGCGCGGCGTCGGCCCGGTCTTGCCCTGGGAGCGGTCGCGGGGAGCGGGCTGGGCCGCGGGCGTGTTCCCGGCGCCCAGGGCGGTGGAGCCGTGGGAGGCGGGGGCGTCGTTCTCGGTCTTCTTCCGGCGATTCAGCACCGCGCCAGTCTAGTCGTGGCCGCGTCGTAGGCTGGACCGCATGACCCAGAGCACGCAGAACACCCCCGTCGGCGCGGCCCCGGACCCCGAGCTGGTCTCCGCGATCCGTGCCGCCGTCGACCGCCGGTTCCCCGAGACGCTGCAGAGCCTCAAAGACCTGGTGTCCATCCCCGGCATCGCCTGGGACTCGATGGACCGTGAGCCCCTGGAGCGCTCGGCCGCCGCGGTGGCGGACCTGCTCCGCACCGCCGGCCTGGAGGGCGTGGAGACCGCGGTCGAGGAGCGCGCGGACGGCCGCCCTGGCGGCCCTGCCGTGATCGGCGGCCGCCCTGCTGTCGGCGACAAGCCCACCGTCTTGTTGTATGCGCACCACGACGTGCAGCCCCTCGGAGAGGAGGGCCTGTGGGACACCCCGCCGCTGGTGGCCACCGAGCGGGACGGGCGCCTCTACGGGCGCGGCGCCGCCGACGACAAGGCCGGCATCATGGTGCACCTCGCGGCCCTCGCCGCCCTGGACGAGGTGTGCCCGGACGCCGGCGTCGGAGTCCGGGTGTTCATCGAGGGCGAGGAGGAGGCGGGCTCGCCCACCTTCCGTCCGTTCCTGGAGCGGCATCGTGACCGTCTGGCCGCCGACGCCATCGTGGTGGCCGACTCCTCCAACTGGGCCGTCGGCGAGCCGGCCTTGACCACCTCCCTGCGCGGGGTGGTCAGCGCGACCGTGACCGTGCGGGCGCTGGACCACGCCGTGCACTCCGGCATGTTCGGCGGCCCCGTGCTCGACGCCGTCGTCCTGATGTCCCGTCTCATCGCGACCCTCCACGACGCCGACGGCGCCGTGGCGGTGCCCGGCCTGGAG
This sequence is a window from Micrococcus porci. Protein-coding genes within it:
- a CDS encoding quinone-dependent dihydroorotate dehydrogenase — translated: MQLPDPRFRVQSVLRSSAPRIYPPFFRAVFAGMDPERAHHVGFAGIRAAEASGASRALRSTMAPDLGLARTVMGLRFPSPFGLAAGFDKTGVGTTALAELGFGHIEVGTITAQAQPGNPAPRLFRLPEDRALINRMGFNNDGAAAVAPRLAATRRTLEERFGAVRPVLGVNIGKTKVVPLDGAVEDYRASARLLAPHADYLTVNVSSPNTPGLRQLQEISSLEPILAAVREEADRAVPDRRVPLTVKIAPDLADEDVRAVAELAGRIGLDGVIATNTTIGRGGLSTPASEVEAMGAGGLSGAPLAARSLEVLRTLRAALPAGVALIAVGGVTDGDDVLQRLDAGADLVQGYTAFLYEGPFWAGRINAGLDAAQRAR
- a CDS encoding DUF3043 domain-containing protein — protein: MNRRKKTENDAPASHGSTALGAGNTPAAQPAPRDRSQGKTGPTPRRRDQEAARRRTLVPEDRKAARKAERDAATAERMRQRQALETGDERNLPARDKGPQKRYVRDYIDARTGLGEWLMPIVLVYVIAMFIPGTRAQVILMVTLYVIVGLVIAESFYISAQIKKRLTATFGTPEPGSRFYGVMRALQFRRLRLPKPQVRRGEFPA
- a CDS encoding dipeptidase encodes the protein MTQSTQNTPVGAAPDPELVSAIRAAVDRRFPETLQSLKDLVSIPGIAWDSMDREPLERSAAAVADLLRTAGLEGVETAVEERADGRPGGPAVIGGRPAVGDKPTVLLYAHHDVQPLGEEGLWDTPPLVATERDGRLYGRGAADDKAGIMVHLAALAALDEVCPDAGVGVRVFIEGEEEAGSPTFRPFLERHRDRLAADAIVVADSSNWAVGEPALTTSLRGVVSATVTVRALDHAVHSGMFGGPVLDAVVLMSRLIATLHDADGAVAVPGLEPRHHADVDYPEDAFRADSGILPGTRLAGRGALADRLWNGPALSVIGLDAPSVDTSSNTIQPAARAKISLRLGPGMDPAASLDALRAHLEAQSDAVLGAEITVEPGELGQPFSTDTSAPAAAAMMGALGAAFATPARETGLGGSIPFTADLKELFPEATILITGVEDPDSRAHSANESLHLEDFRRAIVAEALWLAAMGA